A genomic window from Populus alba chromosome 19, ASM523922v2, whole genome shotgun sequence includes:
- the LOC118038265 gene encoding large ribosomal subunit protein eL34: protein MVQRLTYWKRHSYATKSNQYRVVKTPGGKLVYQTTKKRASGPKCPVTGKRIQGIPHLRPAEYKRSRLSRNHKTVNRAYGGVLSGSAVRERIIRAFLVEKQKIVKKVLKIQKAKQKQASK, encoded by the coding sequence ATGGTGCAGCGTCTGACTTACTGGAAGCGTCACAGCTACGCCACAAAATCTAACCAATACCGTGTGGTCAAAACCCCTGGTGGGAAATTGGTTTACCAAACCACCAAGAAGAGGGCTAGCGGACCTAAGTGCCCAGTTACTGGCAAGAGGATTCAAGGGATCCCTCACTTGAGACCTGCTGAATACAAGAGGTCTAGACTGTCAAGGAATCACAAGACTGTGAACCGTGCCTATGGTGGAGTCTTGTCTGGAAGTGCTGTTAGGGAGAGAATTATCCGGGCTTTCTTGGTGGAGAAGCAAAAGATTGTGAAGAAGGTTTTGAAGATTCAGAAGGCCAAGCAAAAACAGGCCTCAAAATGA